One part of the Trichoplusia ni isolate ovarian cell line Hi5 chromosome 2, tn1, whole genome shotgun sequence genome encodes these proteins:
- the LOC113508309 gene encoding delta-sarcoglycan-like → MMEPQPLARGRHTPAARNHIVYTDHKGRKIPYADKITPEPILHNNTSRDTKADSIRNSYNSQFKVGIYGWRKKCLYILVMALMLMMIVNLALTLWVLKVLDFNSEGMGQLRIVPGGLQLLGQALMLDSLFASTIKSRRGHPIYMEASRNFTVSTRDKHGMLQSRLYLGHDRFELNVARLEVRDARGALLLGAGQDTVTVGAETLTVVSPAGVTVQSAAQTPLVKAPPSKPLVLESPTRSLEMHAAQNIVVESRAGDISASCLTTFRLRSVAGSIRLDAPSIFMPKLKSALPLPPSAAHMHDPHHQNIYQLCACANGKLFLAPPHGACAAREESLICR, encoded by the exons ATGATGGAGCCACAGCCGCTGGCCCGAGGCCGGCACACTCCCGCCGCCAGGAACCACATCGTCTACACAGACCACAAAGGTCGAAA GATTCCGTACGCTGACAAGATCACCCCCGAGCCGATCTTGCACAACAATACCAGTAGAGACACAAAGGCAGACTCGATCAGGAACAGTTATAATAGCCAATTCAAAGTAGGAATCTACGGCTGGCGGAAAAAATGTCTGTACATCCTTGTTATGGCACTTATGCTTATGATGATCGTCAATCTCGCCTTGACGCTGTGGGTTCTCAAAGTGCTGGATTTTAATTCT gaagGAATGGGTCAACTCCGCATTGTACCGGGTGGCTTACAGTTATTAGGACAAGCTCTAATGCTGGATTCCCTATTCGCGTCCACCATCAAGTCACGTCGAGGACATCCAATTTACATGGAAGCTTCTCGAAATTTTACCGTTTCTACTCGGGACAAGCACGGAATGCTGCAGAGTAGATTATATCTAG GACATGATCGCTTTGAGTTGAATGTTGCTCGGCTAGAAGTGCGCGATGCAAGAGGAGCGCTGCTGCTTGGCGCGGGGCAGGACACGGTGACCGTGGGTGCCGAAACCCTGACGGTGGTCAGTCCCGCCGGGGTCACAGTACAGTCCGCCGCGCAGACACCCCTAGTCAAAGCGCCCCCCTCGAAACCACTCGT GTTAGAGTCACCGACGCGTTCGCTGGAGATGCACGCCGCACAGAACATAGTGGTGGAGTCCCGCGCCGGAGACATCAGCGCCAGCTGCCTCACGACCTTCCGACTCAGATCCGTCGCCGGCTCG attCGCCTCGATGCGCCCAGTATATTCATGCCAAAATTAAAGTCGGCATTACCGCTACCGCCATCAGCTGCGCACATGCACGACCCGCATCACCAGAACATATACCAGCTGTGCGCATGCGCGAACGGCAAGCTATTCCTAGCCCCGCCCCACGGCGCCTGCGCAGCCAGGGAGGAGAGCCTTATATGCCGatga